The following coding sequences lie in one Solanum stenotomum isolate F172 unplaced genomic scaffold, ASM1918654v1 scaffold25951, whole genome shotgun sequence genomic window:
- the LOC125851448 gene encoding secreted RxLR effector protein 161-like, translated as MTSPDLAFTVQVLSQFMHSPKNSHMEATLRVVRYIKGAPGLGLYMTAESTNNLTPYCDSDWGACLQTRRSVTGYLVKFGEALISWKSKKQDTVSRSSAEAEFRSMASTTAEIIWLTGVLKELDVEVQVPTQLMCDSKAAIQIAVNPIFHDITKHIDIDCHFVRERILQGMIRTNHVPTKE; from the coding sequence ATGACAAGCCCAGACCTAGCATTCACAGTTCAAGTACTAAGCCAATTTATGCACAGTCCAAAAAACTCACACATGGAGGCAACCTTGAGAGTTGTGAGGTACATTAAAGGAGCACCTGGACTTGGACTGTATATGACAGCAGAATCTACAAACAATCTAACCCCCTATTGTGACTCAGACTGGGGTGCATGTCTACAGACCAGGAGGTCAGTCACAGGTTACTTAGTGAAGTTTGGGGAAGCTCTAATATCCTGGAAGTCAAAGAAACAAGACACAGTCTCCAGAAGCTCAGCAGAAGCTGAATTCAGAAGCATGGCTTCAACTACTGCAGAGATCATCTGGCTGACCGGTGTACTAAAGGAACTAGATGTTGAAGTACAAGTGCCTACTCAGCTAATGTGTGATAGCAAAGCAGCAATACAAATTGCTGTAAATCCAATATTTCATGATATAACTAAACACATAGATATAGACTGCCACTTTGTAAGGGAAAGAATTTTGCAGGGAATGATCAGAACAAATCATGTGCCTACCAAAGAGTAG